The following DNA comes from Noviherbaspirillum sp. L7-7A.
CCGCCTCGGGCAGGGCGCGCGCCTCGTCGATGTCCTCGATGCGCAGCAGCCAGGCGCCGTCGTGGGCGCGGGCATCCAGGAAGCTGGCCATGGCCGCCACCAGCGAGCCGGCATGCAAGGGGCCGGTGGGCGAGGGCGCGAAGCGGCCGCGGTAAGTCGTTGGATTCATGATGCGTTTTCCAGCAGGCGATGTCTGACCTCGGGCTCGGACAACCGGGCCAGGAACCATTTCAGGGCCTTGCCGCGCGCGCCGCTGCGCCAGGCCAGATGGGCGGCGCCGGCCGGCTTGGACTCGACCGTCTGCTTTTCCACCAGCGCGCCGCTGGCAAGGTAGGGCGCGGCCAGCATGCGCGGCAGGTGGCCGCAGCCCAGGCCGGCCAGTTGCGCGGCCAGCTTGGCTTCCAGCGACGGCACGGTCAGGGTGTCCTGTCCGGTCAGCAGGCCGGCGGTGATGCCGGGCAGCATGCGTCCGGTGTCGCCGGCGGCGACTGCGCGGTGCCGCCGGATCAGCTCGGCCGGCAGCGGGTCGGGTTCGCCGGCCAGCGGATGGGCCGGCGCCACCGCGAACACCCAGTCGATGCCGCCCAGGAGGCGGGTGCGGAAGTCGCTGCTCATGCGCATGGTTTCCGGACCGTCGTAGGCGGCGCCGATGGCGAGATCGGCGCGGTCGGTCAGCAGCGCTTCCCAGACGCCCGACAGCACTTCCGACGTCAGCCGCAGCCGGGTGCCCGGCTGCTCCCGGCCGAAATCGTCCAGCAGCGGCAGCAGGCGCTGGAACGGGATCACGCTGTCGACCACGATGCGCAATTCCGCTTCCCAGCCGGCCGCGGTGCGCTTGACCCGCTGTTCCAGCGCCTCGGCAGCCTGCAGCAGATGCCGGCCCTGCGCCAGCAGTTCCTCGCCGGCCGAGGTCAGCTGGGCGCGGTGGCCGCGCCGGTCGAACAGCAGCACGTCGAGGTCGTCCTCCAGCTTGCGCACCGTATAGGTCAGTGCCGACGGCACCCGGTCGAGCGCGGCGGCGGCGGCGGCAAAGCTGCCGCGGCGGTCGATCTCGTCCAGGATGCGCAACGATTCCAGGGTCAGGTTCATCGGGAAAAGAGGTTCAGGAAATTTGAATGAAAGGTACAGCATTATGCCCTTATTCGTTCGCTTTCAAAGGGCTATAGTGCTTCACATCCAATCAACATCAATACAAGGAGCGACCAGATGAACCAAGTACGCAAAGCCAATGAACGCGGTCATGCCAACCATGGATGGCTGGACTCCTGGCACAGCTTTTCGTTCGCCGACTACTACGATCCGCAGCACATGGGTTTTGGCGCGCTGCGCGTGATCAATGAAGACCGCGTCGCGCCCGGCAGCGGCTTTGGCACCCATGGCCATCGCGACATGGAAATCATCACCTACGTGCTGGAAGGCGAACTGGGCCACAAGGACAGCATCGGCAATGGCAGCGTGATCCGGCCCGGCGATGTGCAGCGCATGAGCGCCGGCAGCGGCATCCGCCACTCCGAGTTCAACCACGCCAGCCAGGCGCAGACCCATTTCCTGCAGATCTGGATCGAGCCCAACGTGCGTGGCATCGCGCCCGGCTACGAGGAAAAGCGCTTCGACGCCGCCGACAAGCGCGGCCGCCTGCGCCTGGTGGCCAGCCCGGACGGCGCCGACGGCTCGGTGACGATCCACCAGGATGCGCGGCTGCTGGTCGGCCTGTTCAGCGGCGACGAATCGGCCGAACTGCCGCTGGCGGCGGGGCGGCGCGCCTATGTGCATGTGGCGCGCGGCAGCATCACGGCCAATGGCGTGGCCCTGCAAACGGGCGATGCGCTGAAGGTGTCGGATGAAGCGCTGCTGACGCTGGCCGATGGCGCCAATGCCGAGGTGCTGGTGTTCGACCTGGCCTGATCCCGCAGGCTGTTCAGGGCGCGTCCGCCGTCGCGGACGCGCCTGGCGTCGCGCCAGCGGCGCCGCATCCCCAAACTTGCCAGGCCGGCTATACTGCTCCCTCCGTCCAATGCCGCCGCCATGCAACACAAGCCTTACAAGATCCCCGAATCGGTCCTGGTCGTGATCCACACCGCCGACCTCGACGTGCTCCTGATCGAGCGCACGCCCAATCCCGGCTTCTGGCAGTCGGTGACGGGCAGCAAGGATACGGTCGACGAGCCGCTGACGCTCACCGCCGCGCGCGAGGTGATGGAGGAAACAGGCATCGTCGTTGCGCAGAATCATCTGCAGGATTGGCAACTTTCGAATGTCTACGACATCTACCCCGTATGGCAGCACCGCTATGCGCCGGGCGTGACGCGCAACACCGAGCATGTCTTCAGCCTGCAGGTGCCGCGCGACATCCCGGTGACGCTGGCGCCGCGCGAACACCGCGACTATCTGTGGCTGCCCTATCGGGAGGCGGCGGACAAGTGCTTTTCGCCGTCCAACGCGGAAGCGATATTGCAACTGCCGCAACGCACCGCCATGTCCAGGATGGAGAACACACCGCATTAACACGAACAGGATCACCTCATGAAGCTGCGCATAGCCACTTACAACATCCACAAGGGCGTGTCGACGATAGGAAGCCGGCCCCGTGTCCATGCGCTCAAGCAAGCCCTGTCGGCCCTGGGAGCCGACGTGATTTTCCTGCAGGAAGTGCAGGGCAGGCATGACCTCCTGGCCCTGAAGCACTCCGCCAACTGGCCAAGCCAGAGCCAGCACGAATTCTTCGCCGGCGAGGACAAGCACTGCGCCTACGGCGTCAATGCGGTCTATGACCACGGCCATCACGGCAATGCGCTGGTCAGCAGCTTTCCTATCGCATCCTCGCGCAACCAGGATGTGTCGGACCATGCCTATGAATCGCGCGGCATCCTGCATTGCGTGGTCCAGTGCAACGATGTCGATGTGCATTGCTACGTGGTGCATCTTGGCCTGTTCGCAGGCAGCCGCAAGCGCCAGACCGATGCGCTGATCGATGCCGTGTCGTCATCGGCCCCGCCGGGCGCGCCGGTGATCATCGCCGGCGACTTCAACGACTGGAACAACAAGCTGAGCGACACCCTGCGCGCCGGCCTCGGCGTGACCGAAGTGTTCGACGAGAACCTGTCGCGGCGCGGCTTCGGCACCTACCTGCGGCTTCTGTCCGGCCGCGGCCCCAAGATCCAGCCGGCCCGCACTTTCCCGGCGGCGATGCCGCTGCTGCAGCTCGACCGCATCTACGTGCGCGGCTTCAGGGTGGCGTCGGCCAAGGTGATGCATGGCATCCTGTGGAGCCGCTTGTCCGACCATGCGCCGATCGTGGCGGAGCTTGAGCTGGCATAAGGCAGGGGATGGCGTTAGCGGTGAACGTGACTTATTTCAGGCGGTAATCCATGCGTCCGGTCTCCTACACCGCCAACAACAAGCTGACCCTGCTGCATTGCGGCGCCGAGTTCTTTCCCGAACTTGAAGCGGCATGCGACGGCGCGGTTTCCGAGATCTATCTGGAAACCTACATCTTCGCGGATGACCCTACTGCGCGCCGCGTCGAGGAAGCGCTGATCCGGGCCGCGAAGCGCCATGTGCGGGTGCATGTCATCACCGACTGGACCGGAACCGGCAACAGCCATACCAGGAAACTCAGGGAACGGCTGCTGGCAGGCGGCGTGCAGCATCGCAGCTTCAATCCCTTCTTCCGGCGCGGCGTGGCCCGCACCCACCGCAAGATCTGCGTGGTCGACCGCAAGGTCGCCTTTCTTGGCGGCCTCAACATCAATGACGACCTGATCTCGGACGACGATTCAGCCATGCCGCTGCCGGCGCCGCGCTGGGATTTCGGCGTGCGCATCACCGGACCGCTGGTGGCCGCCATCCACGAGGAAGTCACCACCCAGTGGGCCAGGCTGGGCAAGCTGGACCTGAAGCAGCGCATCGAACGCATCCGCAAGCTGCGCACCACCCATGTGGAGAACGTCAATGCGCCGGCCTTCGCGGCGCTGGTGGTGCGCGACAACCTGCGCAACCGCCGCACCATCCAGCGCGCCTACATGCATGCGCTCGGCCATGCGCGGGAAAGCGCCTGGCTGGCCAATCCGTATTTCGCGCCGGGCCGCAAGATGCGCGACGCGCTGTGCCGCGCCGCCGAGCGCGGCGTGGATGTGACGCTGCTGCTGGGCGTGGGCCAGTTCAGGATGCAGGACGCGGTGGCGCGCTCCTACTATCCCAAGCTGCTGGAGCATGGTGTGAAGATCTTCGAGTACCAGAAGACCCAGCTGCACGGCAAGGTGGCGGTGGTCGACGATGAATGGGCCACCGTGGGCTCCAGCAACTACGACGGCTTTTCGCTGTTCGTGAACCAGGAAGCCAACATCGTGGTCAAGGATGCGGAATTCGCGCACGCGCTGCGCGACCATATCCGCCACGGCGTCAGGGACGCAGTGCCTATCCATGCCGAGGAATTCCGCAACACGCCATGGCACCGGCGGGCCTGGTATGGCACCGCCTTCCTGATTTACCGCGGCCTGATGCGGCTCATCACCATGGGGCGCTATACCTGACAACCTGGCATGGCATCAGATGCGCAGCCAGGCGCCCTTGAAAACGATGGGCCCGGTCGGTCCGTCGGCCTTGGGCGAGCCGCCCTTTGGTTCGACCGTGACCGCCAGCAGCGCCACCGTGTCGGGCGTTGCGTTCTCCGGCAAGGGCAGGGTAATGCTGCCATCGGCGGCCAGCAGGCCCAGCGAGCGCGGATTGCCCTGCTTCGGCACGGCCCACAGCTCCAGGCTGCGGTCGGCCGCCACCGCCTGCGGTGTCACCAGCTTCACCGTCAGTTGATGCCGGCGGGCGTCGCCGGTGACCACCGCCACCGGTTGCGACTTGTCGTCGGCCAGCATGGCAACGAAGGACGGCGGCGCCTGAACGCCGACCTGCTGCGTCAGCAGCACGGCCGCCAGCACCATGGCCAGCGCGCTGGACGTCAGGCCAAGGCCGCGCCAGAAAGAGAGGCTCTCGCGCAGCCGCGACATCCAGCTGGAAGGCTGCGGCGCGATGCCGGTGGCGCGCGCGATGTTGTCCCACACCTGCAGACGCGGCGCCTCTGACGGCGCGAACTGCGCCAGCGGGCACAGCCTGTCCTGCCATTGCTCCACCACGCGCCGCATGGCCGCATTGCGCGCCAGCAGGGTGTCGAAGCGGCGGCGGGCGCCGTTGCGCAGCGTGCCCAGCACATACTCGGCGGCCAGCCGGTCTACCAGCTCGGGATTGCGTTCGATGTTCATGCGCCCTCCAGCCGGGTGAGGCAAGTGCGCAGCCGTTCCAGCCCGCGCCGCACCCAGGTCTTGACCGTGCCCAGCGGCAGCTTCATCTGTTGAGCCACCTCGCTGTGCGACAGGTCATGGTAGAAGGCCAGCGCAATGGCCTGCCGGTGCAGGCCTTCCAGGCGGGAAAAGCATTGCGCCAGCGCCTTGGCCTCGCCATCCATGCGAAGGGCGTCGAAGGGGCTGGGGTCGCTGCTTTCAAGGGCTTCCATCACATCCTTGTCAAAAGTATTGGCATCGATTTCCACCGTGGCATCCACGCGGCGCAGGAGGTCATAGGCCCGGTTGCGCACGATGGTCGTCATCCAGGTCATTGGTGCGGCTAATCCGGCCTGGTAGCTGCCGGCATTGTTCCAAACGCTGACGAAGCTCTCCTGCAAGACTTCTTCCGCCAGTTCCTTCCTGTTCAATATACGCAGCGCAAAGCCAAACAGTTTCGGCGATGTGGCGTCATACAGCGCGCGGAAGGCGGCCGCGTCCCTGCGGGCCACGGCGGCCAGCAGGCTTCGAAGCTGTTGCGGATCGGTATCGGACAAGGCCTGGGCCTCCTGAATCGGTGAAAGAGTTGCAGGGATGCATCAGACAGCGATTGTACGCATAAACCGCTGAGCGATATTCGTACAAATGATTGAAAATCGCGTAAAAACCGCGATATACAGGGTGGATTAGCTTATGGACGAAAGAAATGACGAATGAAAGTGTACGAATAGACAAGTGGCTGTGGGCCGCCCGTTTCTTCAAGACCCGCAGCATGGCAACCGACGCCGTCGACAACGGCAAGGTCAGGCTCAACGGCGACCGGGTCAAGCCGGCGCGCGGCGTCAAGCCCGGCGACCGGGTGGAAGTCGATAACGGTTCGACCGAATGGGAAGTGGTAGTGAAGGAACTGTCGGACGTGCGGCGTGCCGCCAACTTCGCCCAGGCGCTGTACGAGGAAACCGAAGGCAGCGTCGAACGGCGCGCCAAGGCTGCCGAAGACCGCCGCTATTTCCGCGAGCCGGGCGCCGATATGAAGGGCCGCCCAACCAAGCGCGACCGCCGCCTGATCAGCCGTTTCTGACCTGCCTCCTGGTTCCATGCTGCATTGCCGCATAGAACCAAATCTCTAGAACAGCCACTCTAGGTTGCAGTTTGACATTTAAGAGTGGCTGCATAATAGTACGAACGTTCGCATTCAGTTCGTTTCTGTTCCCATCGTTTTTTACAGGACTCACTGAGTTCCATCATGACTGACACGACACCGAAATTCATGCGCAAGGGCGAACTGACCCGCGCGGCGATCCTTGACGTAGCGCTTGGCCTGGCAAGCCGCGACGGCCTGGAGGGCCTGACCATCGGCCTGCTCGCCGACAAGATGAACATGAGCAAATCAGGCGTCTTTGCCCATTTTGGATCGCGCGAAGACCTGCAGATCGAAGTACTGA
Coding sequences within:
- a CDS encoding pirin family protein, with the translated sequence MNQVRKANERGHANHGWLDSWHSFSFADYYDPQHMGFGALRVINEDRVAPGSGFGTHGHRDMEIITYVLEGELGHKDSIGNGSVIRPGDVQRMSAGSGIRHSEFNHASQAQTHFLQIWIEPNVRGIAPGYEEKRFDAADKRGRLRLVASPDGADGSVTIHQDARLLVGLFSGDESAELPLAAGRRAYVHVARGSITANGVALQTGDALKVSDEALLTLADGANAEVLVFDLA
- the nudB gene encoding dihydroneopterin triphosphate diphosphatase; the encoded protein is MQHKPYKIPESVLVVIHTADLDVLLIERTPNPGFWQSVTGSKDTVDEPLTLTAAREVMEETGIVVAQNHLQDWQLSNVYDIYPVWQHRYAPGVTRNTEHVFSLQVPRDIPVTLAPREHRDYLWLPYREAADKCFSPSNAEAILQLPQRTAMSRMENTPH
- a CDS encoding LysR family transcriptional regulator, which encodes MNLTLESLRILDEIDRRGSFAAAAAALDRVPSALTYTVRKLEDDLDVLLFDRRGHRAQLTSAGEELLAQGRHLLQAAEALEQRVKRTAAGWEAELRIVVDSVIPFQRLLPLLDDFGREQPGTRLRLTSEVLSGVWEALLTDRADLAIGAAYDGPETMRMSSDFRTRLLGGIDWVFAVAPAHPLAGEPDPLPAELIRRHRAVAAGDTGRMLPGITAGLLTGQDTLTVPSLEAKLAAQLAGLGCGHLPRMLAAPYLASGALVEKQTVESKPAGAAHLAWRSGARGKALKWFLARLSEPEVRHRLLENAS
- a CDS encoding endonuclease/exonuclease/phosphatase family protein, which translates into the protein MKLRIATYNIHKGVSTIGSRPRVHALKQALSALGADVIFLQEVQGRHDLLALKHSANWPSQSQHEFFAGEDKHCAYGVNAVYDHGHHGNALVSSFPIASSRNQDVSDHAYESRGILHCVVQCNDVDVHCYVVHLGLFAGSRKRQTDALIDAVSSSAPPGAPVIIAGDFNDWNNKLSDTLRAGLGVTEVFDENLSRRGFGTYLRLLSGRGPKIQPARTFPAAMPLLQLDRIYVRGFRVASAKVMHGILWSRLSDHAPIVAELELA
- a CDS encoding RNA-binding S4 domain-containing protein, yielding MTNESVRIDKWLWAARFFKTRSMATDAVDNGKVRLNGDRVKPARGVKPGDRVEVDNGSTEWEVVVKELSDVRRAANFAQALYEETEGSVERRAKAAEDRRYFREPGADMKGRPTKRDRRLISRF
- a CDS encoding anti-sigma factor; translated protein: MNIERNPELVDRLAAEYVLGTLRNGARRRFDTLLARNAAMRRVVEQWQDRLCPLAQFAPSEAPRLQVWDNIARATGIAPQPSSWMSRLRESLSFWRGLGLTSSALAMVLAAVLLTQQVGVQAPPSFVAMLADDKSQPVAVVTGDARRHQLTVKLVTPQAVAADRSLELWAVPKQGNPRSLGLLAADGSITLPLPENATPDTVALLAVTVEPKGGSPKADGPTGPIVFKGAWLRI
- a CDS encoding sigma-70 family RNA polymerase sigma factor; its protein translation is MSDTDPQQLRSLLAAVARRDAAAFRALYDATSPKLFGFALRILNRKELAEEVLQESFVSVWNNAGSYQAGLAAPMTWMTTIVRNRAYDLLRRVDATVEIDANTFDKDVMEALESSDPSPFDALRMDGEAKALAQCFSRLEGLHRQAIALAFYHDLSHSEVAQQMKLPLGTVKTWVRRGLERLRTCLTRLEGA
- a CDS encoding phospholipase D-like domain-containing protein, whose amino-acid sequence is MRPVSYTANNKLTLLHCGAEFFPELEAACDGAVSEIYLETYIFADDPTARRVEEALIRAAKRHVRVHVITDWTGTGNSHTRKLRERLLAGGVQHRSFNPFFRRGVARTHRKICVVDRKVAFLGGLNINDDLISDDDSAMPLPAPRWDFGVRITGPLVAAIHEEVTTQWARLGKLDLKQRIERIRKLRTTHVENVNAPAFAALVVRDNLRNRRTIQRAYMHALGHARESAWLANPYFAPGRKMRDALCRAAERGVDVTLLLGVGQFRMQDAVARSYYPKLLEHGVKIFEYQKTQLHGKVAVVDDEWATVGSSNYDGFSLFVNQEANIVVKDAEFAHALRDHIRHGVRDAVPIHAEEFRNTPWHRRAWYGTAFLIYRGLMRLITMGRYT